A part of Kitasatospora acidiphila genomic DNA contains:
- a CDS encoding TetR/AcrR family transcriptional regulator has translation MPHRAKGRPRSAAADRAILDATREALAELGWGGLTMGDVAVRAGVAKTTLYRRWPSKNELVVDAVASLFDELAIADRGSLRADIADVVTQFADLLARPESQAALLALFAEGSRDPQLRRRIREHIVDPQKRLVHEGLAHAVARGEIPAEGDAVEIAEQIDIIFDTIAGAVEHRMLVIGEPADSEWINRFIDLLLNQGLVPGCPGC, from the coding sequence GTGCCACATCGTGCAAAAGGCCGCCCGCGCAGTGCCGCCGCGGACCGCGCGATCCTCGACGCCACCCGCGAGGCCCTGGCCGAACTCGGCTGGGGCGGCCTGACCATGGGCGATGTCGCGGTGCGGGCCGGGGTCGCCAAGACCACCCTCTACCGCCGCTGGCCGTCCAAGAACGAGCTGGTGGTGGACGCGGTGGCGAGCCTCTTCGACGAACTGGCGATCGCCGACCGGGGCAGCCTGCGGGCCGACATCGCCGACGTGGTCACGCAGTTCGCCGATCTGCTGGCCCGCCCGGAGAGCCAGGCCGCGCTGCTCGCGCTGTTCGCCGAGGGCAGCCGCGACCCGCAGCTGCGCCGGCGGATCCGCGAGCACATCGTCGACCCGCAGAAGCGGCTGGTGCACGAGGGCCTGGCCCACGCGGTGGCCCGCGGCGAGATACCGGCCGAGGGCGACGCCGTCGAGATCGCCGAGCAGATCGACATCATCTTCGACACCATCGCCGGCGCGGTCGAGCACCGGATGCTGGTGATCGGCGAGCCGGCCGACTCCGAATGGATCAACCGCTTCATCGACCTGCTGCTCAACCAGGGCCTCGTTCCCGGCTGCCCCGGATGCTGA
- a CDS encoding acyl-CoA mutase large subunit family protein, translating into MDAEEIEQGRQRWQQRYDRARKRDADFTTLSGDEVQPVYGPPADQSYEGFERIGWPGEYPYTRGLHPTGYRGRTWTIRQFAGFGNAEQTNERYRMILQAGGGGLSVAFDMPTLMGYDSDDARSLGEVGHCGVAIDSAADMEVLFNSIPLGDVTTSMTISGPAVPIFCMYLVAAERQGVDPGVLNGTLQTDIFKEYIAQKEWLFAPEPHLRLIGDLMEYCAQGIPAYKPLSVSGYHIREAGATAAQELAYTLADGFAYVELGLSRGLDVDVFAPGLSFFFDAHLDFFEEIAKFRAARRIWARWLRDRYGAKTEKAQWLRFHTQTAGVSLTAQQPYNNVVRTAVEALSAVLGGTNSLHTNALDETLALPSEQAAEIALRTQQVLMEETGVANVADPLGGSWYVEALTDRIEAQAEEIFAKILAKGSEDHPIGPMTAGILRGIEEGYFTGEIAEAAFQYQQKVEKGEKRVVGVNCFPGSVTKELEILRVSHEVEREQVRALGARKAARDEAAVRAGLDAMLAAARDGANMIPAMLDAVRAEATLGEICDVLRKEWGIYREPAGF; encoded by the coding sequence ATGGACGCCGAGGAGATCGAGCAGGGCCGGCAGCGCTGGCAGCAGCGCTACGACCGGGCCCGCAAGCGCGACGCCGACTTCACCACCCTCTCGGGTGACGAGGTGCAGCCGGTCTACGGCCCGCCCGCCGACCAGTCCTACGAGGGCTTCGAGCGGATCGGCTGGCCGGGCGAGTACCCCTACACCCGCGGCCTGCACCCCACCGGCTACCGCGGCCGGACCTGGACCATCCGCCAGTTCGCCGGCTTCGGCAACGCCGAGCAGACCAACGAGCGTTACCGGATGATCCTTCAAGCGGGCGGCGGCGGCCTCTCGGTCGCCTTCGACATGCCGACCCTGATGGGCTACGACTCGGACGACGCCCGCTCGCTCGGCGAGGTCGGCCACTGCGGCGTGGCGATCGACTCGGCCGCCGACATGGAGGTGCTGTTCAACAGCATCCCGCTGGGCGATGTCACCACCTCGATGACGATCAGCGGCCCGGCCGTGCCGATCTTCTGCATGTACCTGGTGGCCGCCGAGCGCCAGGGGGTCGACCCGGGCGTGCTCAACGGCACCCTGCAGACCGACATCTTCAAGGAGTACATCGCGCAGAAGGAGTGGCTCTTCGCCCCCGAGCCGCACCTGCGCCTGATCGGCGACCTGATGGAGTACTGCGCGCAGGGCATCCCCGCCTACAAGCCGCTCTCCGTCTCCGGCTACCACATCCGCGAGGCCGGGGCCACCGCCGCCCAGGAGCTCGCCTACACCCTGGCCGACGGCTTCGCCTACGTGGAGCTGGGCCTCTCCCGCGGGCTGGACGTGGACGTCTTCGCCCCGGGCCTGTCGTTCTTCTTCGACGCGCACCTGGACTTCTTCGAGGAGATCGCCAAGTTCCGTGCGGCCCGCCGCATCTGGGCCCGCTGGCTGCGCGACCGGTACGGCGCGAAGACCGAGAAGGCGCAGTGGCTGCGCTTCCACACCCAGACCGCCGGCGTCTCGCTGACCGCCCAGCAGCCCTACAACAACGTGGTGCGCACCGCCGTGGAGGCGCTCTCCGCGGTGCTCGGCGGCACCAACTCGCTGCACACCAACGCCCTCGACGAGACCCTGGCGCTGCCCAGCGAGCAGGCCGCCGAGATCGCGCTGCGCACCCAGCAGGTGCTGATGGAGGAGACCGGGGTGGCCAACGTGGCCGACCCGCTGGGCGGTTCCTGGTACGTGGAGGCGCTGACCGACCGGATCGAGGCGCAGGCCGAGGAGATCTTCGCGAAGATCCTGGCCAAGGGCTCCGAGGACCACCCGATCGGCCCGATGACCGCCGGCATCCTGCGCGGGATAGAGGAGGGCTACTTCACCGGCGAGATCGCCGAGGCCGCCTTCCAGTACCAGCAGAAGGTGGAGAAGGGCGAGAAGCGGGTGGTGGGCGTCAACTGCTTCCCCGGCTCGGTCACCAAGGAGCTGGAGATCCTCCGGGTCAGCCACGAGGTGGAGCGGGAGCAGGTCCGGGCGCTGGGCGCGCGCAAGGCGGCGCGCGACGAGGCCGCGGTGCGCGCGGGGCTGGACGCGATGCTGGCCGCCGCCCGGGACGGCGCCAACATGATCCCGGCGATGCTGGACGCGGTGCGGGCCGAGGCCACCCTCGGGGAGATCTGCGACGTGCTGCGCAAGGAGTGGGGGATCTACCGGGAGCCGGCCGGGTTCTGA
- a CDS encoding DUF3817 domain-containing protein, whose product MKPTPLLAWYRALAIATGCALLIFCGFMIAKYGFDVAQNATMYVAMLHGYLYIGYFIVTFLLGQKLKWPLGRLIFTLAAGCIPFASFIAERRVVREAAAATAPAAAKEPVGA is encoded by the coding sequence ATGAAGCCCACCCCCCTGCTGGCCTGGTACCGCGCCCTGGCCATCGCCACCGGCTGCGCGCTGCTGATCTTCTGCGGCTTCATGATCGCGAAGTACGGCTTCGACGTCGCCCAGAACGCCACCATGTACGTGGCGATGCTGCACGGCTACCTGTACATCGGGTACTTCATCGTGACCTTCCTGCTGGGCCAGAAGCTCAAGTGGCCACTGGGTCGCCTGATCTTCACGCTGGCGGCCGGCTGCATCCCGTTCGCCTCCTTCATCGCCGAGCGCCGGGTGGTCCGGGAGGCCGCGGCCGCCACCGCCCCGGCCGCCGCCAAGGAGCCGGTCGGCGCCTGA
- a CDS encoding MarR family winged helix-turn-helix transcriptional regulator, giving the protein MAKPLSLDFDPIARADELWTQRWGRVPAMAAITSVMRAHQILLARVDAVVKPYGLTFARYEALVLLTFSRTGELPLSKIGERLMVHPTSVTNTVDRLEKSGLVSRRPNPLDGRGVLATITPRGREVVEQATRELMAIEFGLEAYDEGQCRQVFDLLKPLRVAAGDFAEGRAEES; this is encoded by the coding sequence GTGGCCAAACCCCTCTCGCTCGACTTCGACCCGATCGCCCGCGCCGACGAGCTGTGGACGCAGCGCTGGGGTCGGGTGCCCGCGATGGCGGCGATCACCTCCGTGATGCGCGCCCACCAGATCCTGCTGGCCCGGGTGGACGCGGTGGTCAAGCCCTACGGCCTGACCTTCGCCCGCTACGAGGCGCTGGTGCTGCTCACCTTCAGCCGGACCGGCGAGCTGCCGCTCTCCAAGATCGGCGAGCGGCTGATGGTCCATCCGACCAGCGTGACCAACACGGTGGACCGGCTGGAGAAGTCCGGGCTGGTCTCCCGCCGGCCCAACCCGCTGGACGGGCGCGGGGTGCTGGCCACCATCACCCCGCGCGGCCGGGAGGTGGTGGAGCAGGCCACCCGGGAGCTGATGGCGATCGAGTTCGGCCTGGAGGCCTACGACGAGGGGCAGTGCCGACAGGTGTTCGACCTGCTCAAGCCGCTGCGGGTGGCTGCCGGGGACTTCGCCGAGGGGCGCGCCGAGGAGTCCTGA
- a CDS encoding DUF3817 domain-containing protein: MVLKANTSFNPVPVLGWVHGMLFIAYVAFLYLAWQKQRWDLKKVALLFVLSVLPTGGFFAERMLAKEEKGQFSAEAA; this comes from the coding sequence GTGGTGCTGAAGGCGAACACCAGCTTCAACCCGGTCCCGGTGCTCGGCTGGGTCCACGGGATGCTGTTCATCGCCTACGTGGCCTTCCTCTACCTGGCCTGGCAGAAGCAGCGCTGGGACCTCAAGAAGGTGGCGCTGCTGTTCGTCCTCTCGGTGCTCCCGACCGGCGGTTTCTTCGCGGAGCGGATGCTCGCCAAGGAGGAGAAGGGTCAGTTCTCGGCCGAGGCCGCATAG
- a CDS encoding DUF2127 domain-containing protein: MFKRDWNRRTCAKRGHITYAPTEPDLRSRLHAATAMGDAWRCLRCGDFSLGAPHGGGPASNAPLVPRGKALRELFVLRFLAAERVLRAVLGLLIAWAVWKFSNSQDAVRQLFEHDLTTLGPVADHFHWDLEHASVVDTIRKSFDYKPKTLAFVALGVAVYSLIEGVEGVGLWLNKRWAEYLAVVATGVFLIPEGYELSHHVSAVKIATTIVNIAAVLWILLSKRLFGLRGGFAAFEAERHSASLLEVRTMAAPAPAAA; the protein is encoded by the coding sequence ATGTTCAAACGCGACTGGAACCGCCGCACCTGCGCCAAGCGCGGCCACATCACCTACGCACCGACCGAGCCCGACCTGCGCTCCCGGCTGCACGCCGCAACCGCCATGGGCGACGCCTGGCGCTGCCTGCGCTGCGGCGACTTCTCGCTGGGCGCGCCGCACGGCGGCGGGCCGGCGTCCAACGCCCCGCTGGTGCCGCGCGGCAAGGCGCTGCGCGAGCTCTTCGTGCTGCGCTTCCTGGCGGCGGAGCGGGTGCTCCGCGCAGTGCTCGGCCTGCTGATCGCCTGGGCCGTCTGGAAGTTCTCCAACAGCCAGGACGCGGTGCGCCAGCTCTTCGAGCACGACCTGACGACGCTGGGGCCGGTGGCGGACCACTTCCACTGGGACCTGGAGCACGCCTCGGTGGTGGACACCATCCGCAAGTCCTTCGACTACAAGCCGAAGACCCTGGCGTTCGTGGCCCTCGGGGTGGCGGTCTACTCGCTGATCGAGGGCGTCGAGGGCGTCGGGCTGTGGCTGAACAAGCGCTGGGCGGAGTACCTGGCCGTGGTGGCCACCGGCGTGTTCCTGATTCCCGAGGGGTACGAGCTGAGCCACCACGTCTCGGCAGTCAAGATCGCGACCACCATCGTGAACATCGCCGCCGTCCTGTGGATCCTGCTGTCCAAGCGGCTGTTCGGCCTGCGCGGCGGCTTCGCGGCCTTCGAGGCGGAGCGCCACTCGGCCTCGCTCCTCGAGGTGCGGACCATGGCCGCCCCGGCGCCGGCGGCCGCCTAG
- a CDS encoding MarR family winged helix-turn-helix transcriptional regulator — protein MDTHADEPTELPAAATEDDAPWLTAREQRFWRAHLEVSKLLEYQLGRELAQYDLAINDYEILVVLSESPDRRMRMTDLAAATLQSKSRLSHQITRMENAGLVLRQECPGDRRGLYAHLTDQGWQTLRKAAPDHVRSVRAHFIDRLEDDQLDAMYQALAPIAEHLRGLRGKP, from the coding sequence ATGGATACGCACGCTGACGAGCCGACGGAGCTGCCGGCCGCTGCCACGGAGGACGACGCCCCCTGGCTGACCGCCCGTGAACAGCGCTTCTGGCGTGCCCATCTGGAGGTCAGCAAGCTGCTGGAGTACCAGCTGGGCCGCGAACTGGCGCAGTACGACCTGGCGATCAACGACTACGAGATCCTCGTGGTGCTCTCCGAGTCCCCGGACCGGCGGATGCGGATGACCGACCTGGCCGCCGCCACCCTGCAGTCCAAGAGCCGGCTCAGCCACCAGATCACCCGGATGGAGAACGCCGGCCTGGTGCTCCGCCAGGAGTGCCCGGGCGACCGCCGGGGCCTGTACGCGCACCTCACCGACCAGGGCTGGCAGACCCTGCGCAAGGCCGCGCCCGACCATGTGCGCAGCGTCCGGGCGCACTTCATCGACCGGCTGGAGGACGACCAGCTGGACGCCATGTACCAGGCGCTGGCCCCGATCGCCGAGCATCTGCGCGGCCTGCGCGGCAAGCCCTGA
- the meaB gene encoding methylmalonyl Co-A mutase-associated GTPase MeaB yields MIDVPTLVEQARAGRPRAVARLISLVENAAPQLREAMAALAPYTGQAYTVGLTGSPGVGKSTSTSALVSAYRRLGKRVGVLAVDPSSPFSGGALLGDRVRMQDHATDPDVFIRSMATRGHLGGLSWAAPQALRVLDAAGCEVILVETVGVGQSEVEVAAQADTTVVLMAPGMGDGIQAAKAGILEIGDVFVVNKADRDGADATARELSHMLGLGEARQPGDWRPPIVKTVAARGEGVDEVVEALEKHRAWLEEGGELAARRRRRAAQEIEAIALAQLRARIGDLHGDRHLDSLADQVAGGRLDPYGAADRLVAGLTDR; encoded by the coding sequence ATGATCGATGTGCCCACCCTGGTCGAGCAGGCCCGCGCGGGACGCCCGCGTGCGGTGGCCCGGCTGATCTCGCTGGTCGAGAACGCGGCCCCGCAGCTGCGCGAGGCGATGGCCGCGCTGGCGCCGTACACCGGTCAGGCCTACACGGTCGGCCTGACCGGCTCGCCCGGGGTGGGCAAGTCGACCTCCACCTCCGCGCTGGTCTCCGCCTACCGGCGGCTCGGCAAGCGGGTCGGGGTGCTGGCGGTCGACCCGTCCTCGCCGTTCTCCGGCGGCGCGCTGCTCGGCGACCGGGTGCGGATGCAGGACCACGCCACCGACCCGGACGTGTTCATCCGCTCCATGGCCACCCGCGGCCACCTGGGCGGGCTCTCCTGGGCCGCGCCGCAGGCGCTGCGGGTGCTGGACGCGGCCGGCTGCGAGGTGATCCTGGTGGAGACCGTCGGGGTCGGCCAGTCCGAGGTGGAGGTGGCCGCCCAGGCGGACACCACCGTGGTGCTGATGGCGCCCGGCATGGGCGACGGGATCCAGGCCGCCAAGGCGGGCATCCTGGAGATCGGCGACGTCTTCGTGGTCAACAAGGCCGACCGGGACGGCGCGGACGCCACCGCGCGGGAGCTGAGCCACATGCTCGGCCTGGGCGAGGCCCGGCAGCCGGGAGACTGGCGCCCGCCGATCGTCAAGACCGTGGCGGCCCGGGGCGAGGGCGTGGACGAGGTCGTCGAGGCACTGGAGAAGCACCGCGCCTGGCTGGAGGAGGGCGGCGAGCTGGCGGCCCGCCGGCGCCGCCGGGCCGCCCAGGAGATCGAGGCGATCGCGCTGGCCCAGCTGCGGGCCCGGATCGGCGACCTGCACGGCGACCGCCACCTGGACTCGCTGGCCGACCAGGTGGCCGGCGGCCGGCTGGACCCGTACGGCGCGGCCGACCGCCTGGTGGCGGGCCTCACCGACCGCTGA
- a CDS encoding acetyl-CoA C-acetyltransferase produces MPTASATTSVIVAGARTPMGRLLGSLKNFSGAQLGGLAIKAALERAGVAGDQVQYVIMGQVLQAGTGQIPARQAAVAAGIPMSVPALTINKVCLSGLDAIALADQLIRAGEFDIVVAGGQESMTNAPHLLPKSREGFKYGAVEMLDAMAYDGLTDPWANIPMGESTEKHNTRLGIPREPQDEIAARSHQRAAAAQKNGVFEAEIVPVEIPQRKGDPVLFSQDEGIRADTTAESLAKLRPAFTKDGTITAGTSSQISDGAAAVVVMSKAKAEELGLSWIAEIGAHGNVAGPDTSLQSQPSNAIKHAVAKEGIAVEDLDLIEINEAFAAVAYQSVKDLGVSHDIVNVNGGAIALGHPIGMSGARVVLHLALELGRRGGGIGAAALCGGGGQGDALIIRVPKA; encoded by the coding sequence ATGCCTACTGCTTCCGCAACTACGTCCGTGATCGTCGCGGGCGCTCGCACTCCGATGGGCCGCCTGCTCGGCTCGCTCAAGAACTTCTCCGGTGCCCAGCTCGGCGGCCTCGCGATCAAGGCCGCGCTGGAGCGCGCCGGGGTGGCGGGCGACCAGGTGCAGTACGTGATCATGGGTCAGGTGCTGCAGGCCGGCACCGGCCAGATCCCGGCCCGCCAGGCCGCGGTCGCCGCCGGGATCCCGATGTCGGTGCCGGCGCTGACCATCAACAAGGTCTGCCTCTCCGGGCTGGACGCCATCGCGCTGGCCGACCAGCTGATCCGGGCCGGCGAGTTCGACATCGTGGTGGCCGGCGGTCAGGAGTCCATGACCAACGCCCCGCACCTGCTGCCGAAGTCCCGCGAGGGCTTCAAGTACGGCGCGGTCGAGATGCTCGACGCGATGGCCTACGACGGCCTGACCGACCCGTGGGCGAACATCCCGATGGGCGAGTCCACCGAGAAGCACAACACCCGCCTGGGCATCCCGCGCGAGCCGCAGGACGAGATCGCCGCCCGCTCGCACCAGCGGGCCGCCGCCGCCCAGAAGAACGGCGTCTTCGAGGCCGAGATCGTGCCGGTGGAGATCCCGCAGCGCAAGGGCGACCCGGTGCTGTTCAGCCAGGACGAGGGCATCCGCGCCGACACCACGGCCGAGAGCCTGGCCAAGCTGCGTCCGGCCTTCACCAAGGACGGAACCATCACCGCCGGCACCTCCTCGCAGATCTCCGACGGCGCCGCCGCGGTGGTCGTGATGAGCAAGGCCAAGGCCGAGGAGCTGGGCCTGAGCTGGATCGCCGAGATCGGCGCGCACGGCAACGTGGCCGGCCCGGACACCTCGCTGCAGTCCCAGCCGTCCAACGCGATCAAGCACGCGGTGGCCAAGGAGGGCATCGCGGTCGAGGACCTGGACCTGATCGAGATCAACGAGGCGTTCGCCGCGGTCGCCTACCAGTCCGTCAAGGACCTGGGCGTCAGCCACGACATCGTCAACGTCAACGGCGGCGCGATCGCCCTCGGCCACCCGATCGGCATGTCCGGCGCCCGCGTGGTGCTGCACCTGGCGCTGGAGCTGGGCCGGCGCGGCGGCGGCATCGGCGCGGCCGCGCTGTGCGGTGGCGGCGGCCAGGGCGACGCCCTGATCATCCGGGTGCCGAAGGCCTGA
- the mce gene encoding methylmalonyl-CoA epimerase yields MLTRIDHIGIACFDLDKTVEFYRATYGFEVFHSEVNEEQGVREAMLKINDTGDGGASYLQLLEPTREDSTVAKWLAKNGEGVHHIAFGTADVDGDAADIRSKGVRVLYDQPRIGSMGSRITFLHPKDCGGVLTELVTSAEHPEQH; encoded by the coding sequence GTGCTGACCCGCATCGACCACATCGGCATCGCCTGCTTCGACCTCGACAAGACGGTCGAGTTCTACCGTGCCACGTACGGCTTCGAGGTGTTCCACTCCGAGGTCAACGAGGAGCAGGGGGTCCGCGAGGCCATGCTCAAGATCAACGACACCGGCGACGGCGGCGCCTCCTACCTCCAGCTGCTGGAGCCGACCCGCGAGGACTCCACGGTCGCCAAGTGGCTGGCGAAGAACGGCGAGGGCGTCCACCACATCGCCTTCGGCACGGCCGACGTCGACGGCGACGCGGCCGACATCCGTTCGAAGGGCGTCCGGGTGCTCTACGACCAGCCGCGGATCGGTTCGATGGGCTCGCGGATCACCTTCCTGCACCCCAAGGACTGCGGCGGGGTGCTGACCGAGCTGGTCACCTCCGCCGAGCACCCCGAGCAGCACTGA